The following coding sequences are from one Luteimonas sp. S4-F44 window:
- a CDS encoding peptidylprolyl isomerase, with the protein MEIAAARVASIHYTLTNDAGEVLDKSPAGQPLRYFHGAGNIIPGLEKALAGRKVGDTLTVDVPPQEAYGERNDALVQVLPRDAFQGVDTVEPGMQFQAQGGQGSVLVTVVDVTDTQVRIDGNHPLAGQTLHFAVEVAEVREATEDEKNVGRVQD; encoded by the coding sequence ATGGAGATCGCCGCTGCACGCGTTGCCAGCATCCACTACACCCTCACCAACGATGCCGGCGAGGTGCTCGACAAGTCGCCCGCCGGGCAGCCGCTGCGCTATTTCCACGGCGCCGGCAACATCATCCCCGGCCTTGAGAAGGCGTTGGCGGGCCGCAAGGTCGGCGACACGCTGACTGTCGACGTGCCGCCGCAGGAGGCCTACGGCGAGCGCAACGACGCACTGGTGCAGGTGCTGCCGCGCGACGCCTTCCAGGGCGTGGATACCGTCGAGCCGGGGATGCAGTTCCAGGCCCAGGGCGGGCAGGGTTCGGTGCTGGTGACCGTGGTGGACGTCACCGACACGCAGGTGCGCATCGATGGCAACCATCCGCTGGCCGGCCAGACGCTGCACTTCGCCGTCGAAGTGGCCGAGGTGCGCGAGGCCACCGAAGACGAGAAGAACGTCGGTCGCGTGCAGGACTGA